The sequence below is a genomic window from Lolium perenne isolate Kyuss_39 chromosome 4, Kyuss_2.0, whole genome shotgun sequence.
AGAGCTAACTAAGCAAATATTTAAATCCTGAAGGTTTGGTATGCCAAGGCCACCAAACTCCTTTTTCATGCATACAAAGGGCAGTTAGCCAAATGGATCTTTCTATTGCCATCTCTATCATCCCACATACAGTTAGCTATTTGTGTATTAATTAATAAGATCTATGGCCCATTTTGAAAATCTAAATAAAGACAACATATATAAGGGAATGCTATAAAATAGTTTGGATGAGGATTCTTTTTTGATTCAGAGGAGAGCAATTTCCCTCTCCATCCCGCCATTCTACTAAGTAAACTATCTACTAGAGGCTGCAAGTCCTCCCTCTTAAGATTATTAAAATGCCAGCCACACATTGGAAAATTTCCAGGAAGGGATCAATCTCCAGGGGCTCCATGTTTATAGCCATTAACTCACTCTTGTGGTAATTTATTTTCATCCTAGACAACTGCTCAAAACAAGTGAGAGTCCATTTAAGATTAATGACATATCTCTCATTATTTTCGAGGAAAAGGAGAGTACCATCTGCATAGTGCAAACTGGGCACACCTCTAGGAATCAGATGTGGGCATAAACCACTTATCACCCCGCAAGAGGCTCCTTTAATTACCATTTTAGAGAAAACATCTACCACGAAATTTTAAAAAAAGGAGCAAAATGATCTCCCTGTCTCAACCCCTTACCAGTCAGGAAGAAATCCCCCTCAATATCATTTACTTTCACCCCACCAGATCCCCCCTGAGGGATTTGTTTAATCATAGCGATAATCTTAGGGCCAAAGCCTCTAAGATGTAGGATCTCATATAAGAAATCTAAATTAACCCTATCATAGGCTTTTCATAATCTATCTTAAAAACTAAACCTTTCTCTTTCCTTCTATGCACCTCATGAATTATTTCATGGGCAGAGACAACACTTTCCAGAATGAAACACCCCTTAATGAAGGCAGATTGTTGTTGAGAAATCAGTATGTCAATCATCAAGGCAAACCTATTTGTAATAACTTTGTGAAAATCTTAGAAACACAATTCAATAAACTAGTAGGCCTAAATTTTCTCATTTCTTTAGCATCATCCTCTTTTGGGATAAGAGTGATCATGGCAAAATTTAATATATAAATGTCCAGTCTACCGTTAAACCAATCCTCAAATAACTCTAACAAGTCATCTTTTATGATTTCTCATAAAGTTTGAAAGAATAAGAAAGATATGCCATGGGGCTCCTTCAGCATAAGAACCAAAGACAGACTCCCTGACTTCGTTTTCAGAGAAATTCACCCAAGTAAGCTTTCTATCTGTATTTCTTAATTCTGTCAAAATAAACTTTTTGATCCAGTCATTGAATAGATTGGCCCAATGGTTATTAATAATGCTAACTTTTTCTCTTTGCTTTTTCTAAGGAGATTAGAATCTCCCCTAATAAGTGTAGAGCCATCCCAACAAGGAGCCACATCATGGAGTTCATTAATAAGCTCTAATTTGAACCTCCATATACTAGAGTCACTTTTATTTTCAATCAAACAAGAAACACAATACTTATGAATATCCCAAGAGATAACCTTAATCAAACATTTTCCTTGATTTTTCTAAGTGATCTGAATAGATTATTTTTCCATCACTACACTTGTCTTTTTTTTTCATGGGCTTGAAACCCATCCTATCTGCATGAAATTTAAAGCCCACATAGGATCAACGTATTATTTTATATTTCAGAAAAATACTTGTAAGTTGGCTTTTCTTCCGGAGCATGGCTGCCACCTTCGAGTACTGTATCTAACAATATATCCCCTTTTTTGAGCTTGTTTAACCAATCTTCCTTATTTCAATTGCTATTTCTCTTGTAATAAGATCATGATCATAAAATAGTTCAACTTCAATATAGTTGAGCATTTCAGCGAGCACAAACTAATTTTAAATGATCAGCAATTCGATAGCACAATAATCTTGATTGAAAAGGCATGAGATGAGAGTGGCAATTAGCAAAGTTTTAGCTGCAACTCACCTTCCGGAGGACCCCAACCACTGCCCtcgcccgcccgcccgcccgcccgcaGACACACAAGAGAGGTTCGTGCGACACGCTCCCCCGAGATCTCCCACACCACGCGGGCAGCAGATCCGCGCGGCCGCGGCCCcgtcggcgaggtctccggcccGGATCCCGGAGATGGCGGGGATGGAGGCCTTCGAGGCCTACTTCCGCCGCGCCGATTTGAACCAGGACGGCCGCATCAGCGGccaggaggccgtcgccttcttcCAGGGCGCCGGCTTGCCGCAGCAGGTCCTCGCCCAGGTGAGAGCTAAACCCCCCTCCTCCCGCCCCAATTCCTGTCGCCCACTGGGCATTCTTCGAATTCTTGGTGTGATCTCCGTGATCGAGCAGCGTTAGATCTCCCGAGCCGCCAATTCGGAAGAGCTAAGGGTTGCTGGTGTGCGTGCAGGTTTGGATGCACGCCGATAAGAACAAGACCGGCTTCCTCGGCCGGCCCGAGTTCTTCAACATGCTTCGCCTCGTCACCGTGGCGCAGAGCGGGCGTCAGCTCACGCCCGACATAGTGCAGTCTGCGCTCTACGGCCCTGCCGCTGCTAGAATTCCACCCCCGAAGATAGCTGCCGCGGGGCCATCCCCTCCACAGCCGGGTGCGGCGGGTGCACCTAGGCCCCAAGTTAATGCTGCGGCTACACCCGCTCCGGCGCAGGCTGGAGCTGCGCAGATGAATCCGGCTGCCGCTCCGAGGCCACAGGGAAGTGGTATGATGCCGACTGCCACTCAAACACCGCAGGTGAATGCTGGCGCTGTTCCGAGACCCCAAGGCATCAATTCGATGATGCCGGCAGCGAGTCAGGGTGGCGCCATGCCAGCAAATCAGTTTGCAGGGCCGAGGGGCACCCAATCACAGCCTCCTAACATGGGATTTAATCAGCAGCTCCCCCCTTCAAGCACTGGTTTCATGAGGCCACCTCAGGCGGGAGCTCCCCCAACATCGCTTCAAACAGCTGGAATGAATCAAAGTCCACTGGGTGGAGGCAGCATGGGAGGATCACTTCAAGCAACTGGAATGTATCAGAGTCCACTGGGTGGTGGCAGCATGGGAGGATCAGTTGGCTGGCAAGGAGGTAATGCCGGAGGTTTCTCACAACCTTCCCCAGGACCAGCTGTTCCTCCGCAGACAACATCAGGTGGATTTGGTCTTGGAATGTCTAGGCCAATGGGCGGCCTGGCTTCTGGGCTGCTGGCACAGGCAATGTCTTCTTCATCGTTGCCTCCCCAGAGCAATAGTGCTGTATTGCCTCAAGATTCCAGAGCTTTGGTGCTATCTGGAAATGGCCCTGCCAGTAGCTCGGGACCAAGCACTGACATCTTCTCTGCTCTTACGCAGCCAAAGCCAAGTACATCCACACCTGCACTTCCAACAAGCACAATGCCCAACTCATCCAGCTTCATGTCCACGCCAACTGCCTCCCAGAACTTTGCTAATCTAACACAGCCTGGTTCTCTCCACGGTACCCCAACAATGAGTTACGGTGGCAGCCAATCTCAACAGACACTGCCCCCTGCGAAGCCTAGTGTTCCAGCTCCAGGTGTTTCTGCCGGGGTTTCCAATTCTACTTCTCAATGGCCAAAAGTTAATCAATCGGATATCCAGAAGTACACTAAAGTCTTTGGGGATGTGGACAAGGACAGAGATGGCAAAATAACTGGTGCCGAAGCTCGTACGCTGTTTCTCAGTTGGAGACTTTCAAGAGGTAAGGTCTCATCACCAACTTTACTGTCCTAGGCATGCAAATGTGTATGCCTGTATATAAGATACTCTAATGCATTTCAGTAACATGACCATTGTATTTTGTTTCTGTTTCTGCGATGGTTTCCATATGATCTGTGTAACATAGCCCCTTATGAATACCATTGCCACTGGTTAATGCAATTGTTGTTCATTTATACTTCGCAGATGTACTGAAACAAGTGTGGGACTTGTCTGACCAAGATAATGACGGCATGCTTTCTCTGAGGGAATTTTGCATTGCTCTTTATTTAATGGAGAGGCACCGAGCTGGAACTCCTTTGCCTCCATCGCTCCCTGATTCTCTTAAATTTGACGAGACTCTCTTACGAGCAACAGGCTTGCCTTCGACAGCATATAGTGCCCCATCATGGCAACAGAATCAAGGTAATAGTTGTATTGTCTGGCTGATCTCAGTTACATGAGATAATGTACCGCAAGTtgcaacatggcatctcgtgttcagttttcttggcctgctgctcatAAGATATTTGATGTTGGGCTAGGGTTACCAAATAGGGGCCCTGCCACACCTGGCTTGCCTACTGGTGGTATACGCCCACCCTTGCCACAACCTTCGCATCCACAGACTGATGGAGCTACAAGACAAGCACAACCAAGATCTTACATGCCTGGTATGGATAATCATGTGGCACCTCAGGGAAGCAAAGATGACATAAGTGGGGTGAACTCAACTGCACAGGAGGTAGCTAATGCTCCTAAGAAGGTACTGGACCCCTCCCTTAAATCTGAAATTACTGTGCCGAACTTCTGATCATTTACCATTCACGCTCCAATTTGACCAGACAGGATTTATGGTGTCTAGCACCAGTTGATATACATTTAGAATGATATAGACTGCTTGTATTAATCATTTAAGCAAATACAGCCAAATACGTGATTTAACAATGACCAGGGTTGTACCGCTGTACTCTAGAAATTGGAGTCCTGGTGAAAAATCTAAATTAGGATCTTGGGAGAATCCAGTTACATAGAAAGTACATTCTTGACAGATACATAGAAAGTCTTTTATATACCATACCAGTAATCCAATTGTTTGAATAATTAAATTTAATTGAGCAGCAAATCTTGGAACTCTGGACTGGGTATTTAGTAGAAGCATTCCATCCGTCTAGCATTCCTTGATACAAAATCTGTACTTTTAGTTCTTAATAACCAACCTTTTCCACACCATTTAGAGAGGTATTACTACTTTCTCGTGCTTTTGTTTAGAATTCCTTTTGGACACTTTTTTACACTTATCTAATTGTGTGTTTGGATAGCCTTTTTCTATTACTCTACTGTAAACTAAAAATTTGTATAGCTCAACAAGCAATATCCTATAAATGCAGGAAGATGTTGTTATCATGCTCTGTAGCTGCAGCAGCTGCTTAATCTATTCCATGTGTCCTTCGCTGTGAACTATATATGAAACATTTTGtctttatttttgtatcttttgcaTTTTGAAGGTTGAGGTGGAGAAGCAGATCCTAGACTCTCGAGAAAAACTAGAGTACTACCGCACAAAAATGCAAGATCTTGTAAGCACATTCGATTTTTTGTTAGTAGTTTCCATATGTGTACAATGATAAGGACTCCGTAAATAAATTCTGATCTGTATGCAGTATGTAATCTATTACTGTATTACATTTACTGATCTTATTTAGACGTGTCTTATTCATAATTCTTTTATTCCTTACTTCTCTTTTGTGCCAGGTCCTGTATAAAAGTCGGTGTGACAATAGACTGAATGAGATCACAGAAAGGGCGTCTTCTGATAAACGTGAGGTACATTTATGATGTATGTTGGCATTGTAGTTATTCCTTTAGAGCTATTTTCTATGGGTAAATGGTGCTTGTATGCAAATTCATTTTTAATCGTCTTTTTTTGTGGATTCATAATTCATTCAAAATGACGGGCAGTGTTTACTTTAATTCAGGTGGAATTGCTATCTAAAAAATATGAAGAGAAGTACAAGCAAGTGGCAGAATTAGCGTCCAAACTGGCAGTTGATGAAGCTGCTTTTCGTGACGTTCAGGTTTTGCAGCACTACACCTTAGAAAAAATTCATTTGGCGATTCTTACTGTGATTTCATTCTTTGATGCCCCCGTCTTCATTCCACCTGCCTCTTCTTAATAATCTCTTTCAGGAAAGGAAAGTTGAGCTTAATGAGGCATTAGTTAAAATGGTACAAGGTGGAAGTGTTGATGGTTTGCTTCAGGTATGTTCTAGCTCCACCTTCAGTCAGTTCCATTTTGTGCCTCTCTAAATAACACTGTGCACTGCACACTTAGGTTCGAGCCGATCGAATCCAACAtcagttagaggagatggagaaaGCTTTTAGCGAACGGTGCAAGCACTTTGGACTGCAATTCAAGCCATCAGCATCGGTTGAGCTTCCATTTGGTACCCAACTTCCCAACTTTCAGTTTTTATTTCACCTAAGATATGTAACCCATACATTCTTTGATCACTTGCGTCTTTGTTTGCTAGGTTGGGAACCTGGACAGCAAGAGGGAGCACTTGAGTGGGATGAAGACTGGGATAAATTTGAGGATGAAGGTCAACTACTTTCTACCCATCTTGCTTACTTAGACATACTTAAAGTACTGTGCTTGTTTTGAACTCTGATTTAATAAGTATTGAAGGGAGCAATTGTAGTTATACATTCTTAATAGTTAGAATGGGAATGGGTCGACCCGGACCTGGCCTTGGACTTGGCCCTATGGCCCCAAGGCCATTTTGTGAGGCCACGGGTCGACCCATTTCAAGAACACATTGTGGCCTTGCTGGGCTGCTGGGTACCCAGTGACGACCCATTTTCACGTGGAATAGAATATCATGTaacaaaattcaccaagtcataccGGGAGTTGTTAATTATCAGGGAACTAGATTAAACTTAGGATCACTTGGATTGTTCAAGCATTCATGCATGTCGTAGGAATCCAAGAAAAAGATGGACACGACCTAGTCTGCAGCTAGCACCTAATAACCAACAAATGAAGCATGTGTCAGGCTTGAGACTAGTCGGAGTTGTGCTTGGCAGCGGCACTAGCGGACCAGAAGGAACTCGACTTGAATTGGACGGAAATGCGAACATAGCACCGTCGACGTCGCAGAGATGTGTCGGCCCCGCCGACCCATTGGGTCACTCAGGAGTCAGGACCGGCACCACCAACCCAAATTTCAATCAAGGCCGACCCACCTGCCCCATCGGCCTCGAGTTTTTGGGTCGGGTCAGTGACCCAGTGAGCTGACCAGGCCCATTCCCATCCCGACTTTTTAGTTCGAGAAAAAAACTCTGGTTTTATTTAAAACTGGGCCATAGATTTTGCTTGCCCATGAGTATGCCAATGCTGTCTGAAAAAATGGGCTAGAGTTGGTAATTGATATGCCAGAAAGTTGTATACTATCCAAAGAAAAACCAACCTTTTTCTGTCATGACCAAAGTATTGTTTTGTATCAATCCAAACATATTTCCTTTCGAAATTGGTCATTGTCTGTTTGTGGTGGAGTAATTTTGCATGCATGCAGACCATTCTTCCAATCCAAGATATCATGCTTACACCAGTTAAGTCCATGAAATATTGGAAAATTTCTAGTGGGTACCTTCTCTTTGGCTTGTCACCTACACCAGTTATGAAAACATAGTTGAAGAATGACTTCACATAGACCTATTTCTCTATTGTCAAATAATTTTTCACTGTGTATGATGTAGATAAAACTAATCTGCTACCTCATATATTGAAATGTCATGGAAGTCTGAACTTCTTTAATAGTGAACCTTTCTGCATTGCTACTGTGCAACTACACATTGATCTTGGCCACACAGACATTTATTTGTTCATGCTGTCTGCATCAGCAATGTAGTTCCTCCATTTTTGGTCAATCTTATGCTCTTAACTTCCCCATGTTGTCATAACAGGGTTTGGCCTTGTAAAGGACAATGGTACAATTGTTGAAAACCCAGCGTCTGAAAATGCAAAATCATCATCTCTTTGGGATGATGGTGTCATGGATTCCCCTGTTGCATCTTCTAATGGTCATGCCAAGGATTTCAATCATTACAGAGCTGGTGATCAAGTGCCTGAGAGTGAATTAGTGTATGATTTTGGTGACGAATCTGTAAGGAGCCCTGGCAGTGCTGGAAGAAGTGCCTCTGGGAGTCCATTTAAGTCTTCCCGTTTTGGGCATGACTCATCTCCCACCAAAAAGGGAACATACAGGTGTGTGTTTTCACATTTCTGTTCATGTAGAATTCTCAAGATTTAACCCTCAAGTTGTATGGCCTCAAGAACTGTCATATATCAGGCATAGTATACATGAACGTAATGAGCTATATTCCAATTATTTTTGTTCTTAATGAACTCTGAATTGTCAATCTATTTGTTGTCCTTTTCTAATTACAAGCCTTCCATTGAGCCAAACCCACTGTAATCTCGAGCAACAGTAGCTAGCCAGGATTTGTCGATTCTTATGGCCTGAAAGAGTTATACAATCTAAGTTTTTTGTTAGAGTGGTATTGATCATTATTTTGTAACAGTGATCACGGTGGCTCTGAGTCCGTGTTTGGTGATAATTATGCTGATGAAACTTCATGGAATTTTGATGACCAAGACACTGAATCTGTTTGGGGATCTAATGCGAATGTAAGCTTTGCAGTCGGTTCTTTCTAGTTCTGGTGATTTTGGTTCTGTCGGCCCTTTACCTGTTTCTGATGAATTGTCTTGGTACAGGAGGCTGGCAATCATGGAAGTAACTCTTTCTTTGGGTCAGACGACTTTGGTGGAAACTCTGTTAGAGTGAGCTCTCCAACTGGCCCTAGCGTCTATGGAAAGAAAAGTTCATTCTTTGATGAATCTGTTCCAAGTTCCCCTGCGTACACGTCTGGATTCTCACCGAAGTTTGGCGAAAGCCGTGACGGTAGCTCCTCGTATAACTTTGGGAGGTTTGATTCCTTCGCATCCCAAGACAGCGTCGTCCCACATGAACAAAGTCGCTTCTCCAGGTTCGACTCTATAAGCAGCTCAGCTGGCGAGAACACAGCAGGGTTCGATTCATCAAACAGCTCTAGAAATTTTGGCCGGTTCGACTCCTTTGATGAGGCTGATCCGTTTGGTTCGACCGGACCTTTTAAAGCGTCAGGAGCCCGGTCGCCCCCCAAGTTCTGATATGCATGTCTGGTGTTACAAAGGATTTGTCTCTTACAGAGTTCTTTGTCGATGCAAGGCTCAGATTGAGGAAACTACAGCGCAACGGATCCATTTTTTTGGTCAGCAAGTTATTCTGTTCGCCTTGTGTGCATTTTTTCCTGTACATTCCCACGTACAGAGTGGACATATTTTGGTTGTGCTATGTAAAGTAATATTCCAgagttcattttttttgttttgtttatagTGACTTGTATCTCTGGAACAGTTTACACACTGTGCGTGGACCCTGTTTCTTTCTCTTGTGCAATACAAATGTCAAAGTTCGTTGTAAGAGACAAGGGCAGCTTTTGCATCGTGTAATCGTCTTGAAATGAGTATTTGTTTTCTTTTTGTGACGAAAGATGTGCTGCCCTTGCGTATAATTTTTTGTGTTGCTATAATCCCATTTGAAGGATTTGAGCCAGGGGATTTACTTTCAATGACAGAAAACGACTGTATGTATACTTGCCCATACTACTATAGCATGCTGATAATTTGCACCTGATCTTCCCTAGTCAATGAATATAGCTGCTGGTTGTTTTCAACAGGAACCCAGCTGGGAGCCTGGGATCGATTTCCATTACTACCCAAAGACAACGGAGCATATGCTGCTGAAACCATCGACAACAGAAAATGGTGGATGCATCACAATTCACAAGTGACCTGTGCCCTGCAACGGCATTCTGAAGCCCCGAATTGGAACGAGCCGAGGAGATGGGATCGGGACTCGTTATCGTTAGCCCAACTGTCTTCTCGGCACAGAGGTGCTGGCGTCGCTGATGCATCATGCAATGGGGCCGTCGTCCCTTTGCTGCGATGGTCCACGCCATGTGCCCTCCTCTGCCTGGAGGCGTCCGCTTGGCGTGGTGTGGAAAGTGGCACATAGCCCCACTGCTGCACTTGTGCCCGGTAGTCCCATGTACTCAATGACGAGGTGGACATTCatacacgaccacgaccacgatggAAGAAAAGTGATGTCAAGGATGACACAACCCAGTCTATTCCTTCCCACTTGGGAGTAACAGCAACATCATCAAAGACAACTTCACACATTAAGGGGAACTAGAGAACATTTGAATTTAAATTATGAAGCATGAGTGTA
It includes:
- the LOC127297207 gene encoding uncharacterized protein → MAGMEAFEAYFRRADLNQDGRISGQEAVAFFQGAGLPQQVLAQVWMHADKNKTGFLGRPEFFNMLRLVTVAQSGRQLTPDIVQSALYGPAAARIPPPKIAAAGPSPPQPGAAGAPRPQVNAAATPAPAQAGAAQMNPAAAPRPQGSGMMPTATQTPQVNAGAVPRPQGINSMMPAASQGGAMPANQFAGPRGTQSQPPNMGFNQQLPPSSTGFMRPPQAGAPPTSLQTAGMNQSPLGGGSMGGSLQATGMYQSPLGGGSMGGSVGWQGGNAGGFSQPSPGPAVPPQTTSGGFGLGMSRPMGGLASGLLAQAMSSSSLPPQSNSAVLPQDSRALVLSGNGPASSSGPSTDIFSALTQPKPSTSTPALPTSTMPNSSSFMSTPTASQNFANLTQPGSLHGTPTMSYGGSQSQQTLPPAKPSVPAPGVSAGVSNSTSQWPKVNQSDIQKYTKVFGDVDKDRDGKITGAEARTLFLSWRLSRDVLKQVWDLSDQDNDGMLSLREFCIALYLMERHRAGTPLPPSLPDSLKFDETLLRATGLPSTAYSAPSWQQNQGLPNRGPATPGLPTGGIRPPLPQPSHPQTDGATRQAQPRSYMPGMDNHVAPQGSKDDISGVNSTAQEVANAPKKVEVEKQILDSREKLEYYRTKMQDLVLYKSRCDNRLNEITERASSDKREVELLSKKYEEKYKQVAELASKLAVDEAAFRDVQERKVELNEALVKMVQGGSVDGLLQVRADRIQHQLEEMEKAFSERCKHFGLQFKPSASVELPFGWEPGQQEGALEWDEDWDKFEDEGFGLVKDNGTIVENPASENAKSSSLWDDGVMDSPVASSNGHAKDFNHYRAGDQVPESELVYDFGDESVRSPGSAGRSASGSPFKSSRFGHDSSPTKKGTYSDHGGSESVFGDNYADETSWNFDDQDTESVWGSNANEAGNHGSNSFFGSDDFGGNSVRVSSPTGPSVYGKKSSFFDESVPSSPAYTSGFSPKFGESRDGSSSYNFGRFDSFASQDSVVPHEQSRFSRFDSISSSAGENTAGFDSSNSSRNFGRFDSFDEADPFGSTGPFKASGARSPPKF